A window of Oncorhynchus tshawytscha isolate Ot180627B unplaced genomic scaffold, Otsh_v2.0 Un_contig_8799_pilon_pilon, whole genome shotgun sequence contains these coding sequences:
- the LOC112214381 gene encoding ras-related and estrogen-regulated growth inhibitor, with translation MAKSPEMKLAVFGRAGVGKSALVVRFLTRRFIWEYDPTLESTYRHQATIDDEVVTMEILDTAGQEDTQQKESHMRWGDGFVIVYDITDRGSFDEVAPLRGLLEEVKKPKNVPLVLVGNKADLDHARQVGTEEGERLAAEMACAFYECSACADEGGMVAEAFHELCRELRRRKVVQGKARRRSSTTHVKQAINKMLTKISS, from the exons ctctagTGGTGAGGTTTCTGACCAGACGTTTCATCTGGGAGTATGACCCAACGCTTG AATCAACATATCGCCATCAAGCAACCATAGACGATGAGGTTGTGACCATGGAGATCCTTGACACAGCCGGACAG GAGGACACGCAGCAGAAGGAGAGCCACATGCGCTGGGGCGATGGCTTCGTCATTGTCTATGACATCACTGACCGGGGCAGCTTTGACGAAGTGGCTCCTTTGCGAGGCCTCCTAGAGGAAGTCAAGAAACCCAAGAATGTCCCGTTGGTTCTGGTGGGCAACAAAGCCGACCTAGACCATGCCCGACAGGTCGGCACAGAGGAGGGCGAGCGGCTGGCTGCCGAGATGGCGTGCGCCTTCTACGAGTGCTCGGCCTGCGCCGACGAGGGTGGCATGGTGGCGGAAGCATTCCATGAGCTGTGTCGCGAGTTGAGGCGCCGCAAGGTGGTCCAGGGCAAGGCCAGGCGCCGTAGCTCCACCACCCACGTCAAGCAGGCCATCAACAAGATGCTGACCAAGATCAGCAGCTAG